A region from the Enterobacter roggenkampii genome encodes:
- a CDS encoding isochorismatase family protein: MSEKRVVMVVDMQNGVFETPRHQREKCVSLINQLTQAADTVIFIQHTEAGGLEEGSAGFALLPELHQPAGALYVTKTACDAFYNTGLEALLREQGIREFVICGCATDYCVDATIKNGVSRGYHITVAEDAHTTANRPAADAQILINHHNDVWRNFIAPANPLAVKRTETILENWKAN; this comes from the coding sequence ATGTCTGAGAAGCGTGTGGTTATGGTTGTCGATATGCAAAACGGGGTGTTTGAAACCCCTCGTCATCAGCGCGAAAAGTGTGTCTCTCTGATCAACCAGCTTACGCAGGCAGCCGATACGGTGATTTTTATACAGCATACCGAGGCCGGGGGGCTGGAAGAGGGGAGTGCAGGGTTTGCGCTACTGCCTGAACTCCATCAGCCTGCTGGTGCGCTTTACGTGACCAAAACGGCCTGCGATGCCTTCTACAACACCGGGCTTGAGGCGCTGCTGCGGGAGCAGGGCATTCGCGAGTTTGTCATCTGCGGCTGCGCCACCGATTACTGCGTCGATGCGACGATCAAGAACGGCGTCAGCCGGGGTTATCACATTACCGTTGCCGAAGATGCCCATACCACCGCCAACCGTCCGGCGGCTGACGCACAGATCCTGATTAACCATCACAACGACGTCTGGCGTAACTTCATTGCGCCAGCGAATCCTCTCGCGGTGAAACGCACCGAAACAATTCTTGAAAACTGGAAAGCGAACTAA
- the sbmA gene encoding peptide antibiotic transporter SbmA: MFKSFFPKPGPFFLSAFIWALIAVIFWQAGGGAWLTRITGATGEVPISAARFWSLSFIVFYAYYTVCVGLFALFWFKYSPHRWQVWSILGSALIIFVTWFMVEVSVAINAWYAPFYDLIQKALSAPNKVPIGELYASLVSFTGIAMIAVTVAVLNNFFVSHYVFRWRTAMNEYYMANWQRLRHIEGAAQRVQEDTMRFASTLEDMGVSLLNAVMKLIAFLPILIALSPHVPELPIVGHLPYGLVIAALVWSLMGTGLLAVVGIKLPGLQFKNQRVEAAYRKELVYGEDDPSRAAPPTVKELFQNVRFNYFKLYFHYMYFNIARILYLQADTVFGIVLLFPSIVAGTITLGLMTQITNVFDQVRSSFQYLISSWTTLVELMSIYKRLRSFERELDDRDLQEVTNTLS, translated from the coding sequence ATGTTTAAGTCTTTTTTCCCAAAGCCGGGACCTTTTTTCCTGTCGGCATTTATTTGGGCACTGATCGCTGTCATTTTCTGGCAGGCGGGCGGCGGCGCATGGCTGACGCGCATCACGGGGGCGACAGGCGAGGTGCCGATTAGCGCGGCGCGCTTCTGGTCGCTCAGCTTTATCGTATTTTATGCCTACTACACGGTATGTGTGGGGCTGTTTGCACTCTTCTGGTTCAAGTATTCTCCGCATCGTTGGCAGGTTTGGTCGATTTTGGGATCTGCGCTGATCATTTTCGTTACCTGGTTCATGGTGGAAGTGAGTGTTGCAATTAATGCATGGTATGCACCCTTCTACGATTTGATCCAAAAAGCGCTAAGCGCCCCGAATAAGGTTCCGATTGGTGAACTCTATGCCAGTCTCGTTAGTTTTACCGGCATTGCCATGATTGCAGTAACAGTGGCAGTGCTGAACAATTTCTTCGTTAGCCATTACGTTTTCCGTTGGCGTACAGCTATGAACGAATATTACATGGCAAATTGGCAACGACTGCGGCACATCGAAGGTGCTGCACAGCGTGTACAGGAAGACACCATGCGTTTTGCCTCAACGCTGGAGGACATGGGGGTCAGCTTGCTTAATGCTGTGATGAAACTTATCGCTTTTTTACCGATTCTGATTGCACTTTCACCCCATGTGCCTGAACTTCCAATTGTTGGTCATTTACCCTATGGTTTGGTTATTGCCGCACTGGTCTGGTCTCTTATGGGAACGGGGCTTCTTGCTGTGGTGGGGATCAAATTACCGGGGTTACAATTTAAAAATCAGCGCGTGGAAGCGGCTTACCGTAAAGAACTCGTTTACGGTGAGGATGACCCATCACGAGCTGCGCCACCAACGGTAAAAGAGTTATTTCAGAACGTCCGTTTTAACTACTTTAAGCTCTACTTCCACTACATGTATTTCAACATAGCTCGTATTTTATATCTTCAGGCCGATACTGTTTTTGGAATAGTCCTGTTGTTCCCGTCAATTGTTGCAGGGACAATTACCCTGGGACTGATGACCCAAATTACTAACGTTTTCGATCAGGTCAGAAGTTCATTCCAGTACCTGATCAGCTCCTGGACCACGCTGGTGGAACTGATGTCCATCTACAAACGTCTGCGCAGCTTTGAACGCGAGCTGGACGATCGTGACCTGCAGGAAGTCACCAACACATTGAGCTAA
- a CDS encoding DUF1615 domain-containing protein: MPFAVPRALPLTILAAFVLAGCAEKGAAPLKKGEKPVDVASVVRQKMPASVKDRNAWADALAKTFESQKIAPTEENICSVLAVAQQESMYQSDPAVPGLNKIAWKEIDRRAESMHIPVFLVHTALKITSPNGKSYSERLDTVKTEKQLSAIFDDFINMVPMGQKLFGSLNPVHTGGPMQVSIAFAEKHTDGYPWKIDGTVRQEVFSLRGGLWFGTYHLLNYPANYDEPLYRFADFNAGWYASRNAAFQSAVSRASGVKLALDGDLIAYGSSEAGSTELAVRKLSTTLGLSNSDIRRQLEKGDSLAFEKTDLYKKVFALAEQKSGKTLPRAILPGIQLESPKITRNLTTAWFAKRVDDRRARCMGL; this comes from the coding sequence ATGCCTTTTGCCGTACCGCGCGCGTTACCGTTGACCATACTGGCCGCTTTTGTGCTGGCAGGCTGTGCCGAAAAGGGGGCCGCTCCGCTCAAAAAGGGCGAGAAGCCCGTTGATGTGGCGAGCGTTGTGCGGCAGAAAATGCCCGCCAGCGTGAAAGATCGCAATGCGTGGGCAGACGCGCTGGCAAAAACCTTTGAAAGCCAAAAGATTGCGCCGACCGAGGAGAACATCTGTTCGGTGCTGGCGGTGGCACAGCAGGAGTCGATGTACCAGTCAGACCCGGCTGTGCCGGGGCTGAATAAAATCGCCTGGAAAGAGATCGACCGCCGCGCGGAGTCCATGCATATCCCGGTGTTCCTCGTGCATACCGCGCTTAAAATCACCTCGCCGAACGGCAAAAGCTACAGCGAACGGCTGGATACGGTGAAAACCGAAAAACAGCTTAGCGCTATTTTCGATGATTTCATCAACATGGTGCCGATGGGGCAGAAGCTGTTTGGCTCACTGAACCCGGTCCACACCGGTGGCCCAATGCAGGTAAGCATCGCGTTCGCGGAGAAACACACCGACGGCTATCCGTGGAAAATCGACGGTACGGTGCGCCAGGAGGTCTTCTCCCTGCGCGGCGGACTGTGGTTCGGCACGTATCACCTGCTGAACTACCCGGCGAACTACGATGAGCCGCTGTACCGCTTTGCCGACTTTAACGCAGGCTGGTATGCCAGCCGTAATGCGGCATTCCAGAGTGCGGTCAGCCGCGCAAGCGGCGTTAAGCTGGCGCTGGACGGCGATCTTATCGCCTACGGCAGCAGCGAAGCAGGGAGCACCGAGCTTGCCGTACGGAAATTATCGACAACGCTTGGCCTGAGCAATAGCGACATTCGCCGCCAGCTTGAGAAAGGCGATAGCCTGGCCTTTGAGAAAACGGATCTGTACAAGAAGGTGTTTGCGCTCGCAGAGCAGAAAAGCGGGAAAACGTTACCGAGGGCTATCCTGCCGGGTATTCAGCTGGAAAGCCCGAAGATCACGCGTAACCTGACCACCGCGTGGTTCGCGAAACGCGTGGACGATCGCCGGGCTCGCTGTATGGGGCTTTAA
- a CDS encoding DUF2755 family protein, translating into MADFTLSKPIFGGKPKTSTAGNIAYALFVLFCFWAGSQLLNMLVHAPGVYEHLMQVQDNGRPRVEIGFGVSTLFGLIPFLAGCMILGVVALVLRFRRRH; encoded by the coding sequence ATGGCTGACTTTACATTGTCGAAACCGATTTTTGGCGGAAAACCAAAAACCTCCACGGCGGGTAATATCGCGTATGCCCTGTTTGTTCTGTTCTGCTTCTGGGCTGGCTCGCAGCTGCTCAATATGCTGGTCCATGCGCCTGGCGTTTATGAACACCTGATGCAGGTGCAGGATAACGGACGCCCGCGAGTTGAGATTGGCTTTGGCGTCAGCACCCTGTTCGGCCTGATCCCCTTCCTCGCGGGGTGCATGATTTTAGGCGTTGTCGCGCTCGTCCTGCGCTTTCGCCGTCGCCATTAA
- a CDS encoding DUF2754 domain-containing protein, whose translation MKLTSKLRRDWHYYAFAIGLIFILNGVVGLLGFEAKGWQTYAVGLVTWVISFWLAGLIIRRRPEETTADEAASAKRAD comes from the coding sequence ATGAAGCTCACGTCCAAACTACGCCGTGACTGGCACTACTACGCCTTCGCTATCGGGCTGATCTTTATTCTTAACGGTGTCGTGGGCCTGCTGGGGTTTGAGGCAAAAGGCTGGCAAACCTATGCCGTTGGGCTGGTGACCTGGGTTATCAGTTTCTGGCTGGCGGGGTTGATTATCCGCCGCCGTCCTGAAGAGACGACAGCGGATGAGGCAGCGTCGGCGAAGCGCGCCGACTAA